Proteins co-encoded in one Aerococcaceae bacterium DSM 111021 genomic window:
- a CDS encoding GtrA family protein, translated as MKSWGEEHPDLWEFIKFNVLSNVATVTNFVVLWISTTFLFSSLQSQPFQWFIFDYSVDNGGLGGFLSFLLAYVMAQIVNYFVQRYLVFKASNQISKTIHWYILTVVVAGILSIVLPPYVIGLLTNWGFSLGVAQLLANVVNIIVQVVVNYPMMKFVIMK; from the coding sequence ATTAAAAGTTGGGGAGAAGAGCATCCAGACTTATGGGAGTTTATTAAGTTTAATGTGCTGTCGAATGTTGCGACAGTGACGAACTTTGTTGTTCTTTGGATCAGTACGACTTTTCTATTTAGTAGCTTACAGTCACAACCATTTCAATGGTTTATCTTCGATTATTCGGTTGATAATGGGGGCCTAGGTGGTTTCTTATCTTTCTTGTTGGCCTATGTGATGGCACAAATTGTTAATTATTTTGTCCAAAGGTACCTAGTATTTAAAGCATCTAATCAGATATCTAAGACCATCCATTGGTATATCTTAACGGTTGTGGTCGCTGGGATTCTGTCGATTGTTCTACCTCCTTATGTGATTGGTCTTTTAACAAACTGGGGCTTTAGCTTAGGGGTTGCACAATTATTAGCCAATGTCGTGAATATTATTGTTCAAGTCGTTGTGAATTATCCTATGATGAAGTTTGTCATTATGAAATAA
- a CDS encoding glycoside hydrolase family 3 C-terminal domain-containing protein, translating to MKYPNIINKLSLEQKAMLMSGKNTWETWTFEEEGVPSIFLADGPHGIRKQLGSADHLGLNESIKATAFPTAATLANSWDVDLIERVGEALGREAVELGVNVLLGPGMNIKRNPMGGRNFEYFSEDPILTGELASAMIKGIQSNGIAASPKHYAVNSQELRRMSVDSVVDERTLREIYLQGFEIAVETSQPKFLMTSYNPVNGVYANEHEHLLQDILYGEWGYKGAVVTDWGGSNDHVEGVRQGSHLEMPATGRPGALELVKAVQSGRLDESLLDQRVDELLDVLLQIQIPNPGKDSLEEATKKTHRQIAYQAAQESIVLLKNTNQALPLSGKESVAFIGDFLYEARYQGAGSSTVNPTQLDNLIDLKEQYNFSEVQHTRGYRRDGKEDPGLLNEAIDLSKKVDKVVIFMGLTEISESEGIDRTHIRLEKNQLDLVKAIRSVNEHVVIVLSGGSVVELPFADDVDAIIHSYLSGQAGARAILDILTGRCNPSGKLNETYPLTYADVPNEKYFPGLELTAEYRDGLYVGYRYYDKVEAPVLYPFGHGLSYTSFAYSDLAVEGHKVQVTVTNTGELAGSEVVQVYVQKASDHVFRPVKELAAFAKVHLEAGESKIVNLELSKHAFEFYNPQSKQWEVEAGSYDILVGASSRDIRLEEVVELEGIDANGLYDKAQFQTYFTGKVKEVSAEDFEALLGRPIPESHWDKKAPLTHNDSISQLYYAKSPIGRLVYKVITALIERSNKKGKPNLNLYFNYNMTFRAIQKMTLGMVNHAMVDDILYIVNGHFYSGVGRLVKNYFLNQKVNKAGESND from the coding sequence ATGAAGTATCCAAATATTATTAATAAATTATCGCTTGAGCAAAAAGCGATGTTAATGTCTGGTAAGAATACTTGGGAGACTTGGACGTTCGAAGAAGAGGGAGTTCCTTCTATCTTCTTAGCGGATGGTCCACATGGTATACGTAAGCAGTTAGGGAGTGCGGATCATCTTGGTTTGAATGAGAGTATTAAAGCGACCGCGTTTCCAACAGCAGCGACTTTAGCGAATAGTTGGGACGTTGACCTGATTGAACGGGTTGGGGAAGCCTTAGGGCGTGAAGCAGTTGAATTAGGTGTGAATGTACTCTTAGGACCAGGGATGAATATTAAACGTAATCCAATGGGTGGACGAAACTTTGAATATTTTAGTGAGGATCCTATCTTAACAGGGGAATTGGCCTCAGCAATGATTAAGGGTATTCAAAGTAATGGCATTGCAGCTTCACCTAAGCATTATGCGGTTAATAGCCAAGAGTTACGTAGAATGTCGGTGGATTCTGTAGTAGATGAGCGGACCTTGCGAGAAATCTACTTGCAAGGCTTTGAGATTGCGGTCGAAACGAGTCAACCGAAATTCTTAATGACGTCTTATAATCCAGTGAATGGGGTCTATGCCAATGAGCATGAGCACTTATTACAAGATATTCTCTATGGCGAGTGGGGCTATAAAGGCGCGGTTGTGACCGATTGGGGTGGTAGCAATGATCATGTGGAAGGTGTGCGTCAAGGGAGTCATCTAGAGATGCCAGCTACAGGAAGACCCGGAGCCCTTGAGCTTGTCAAAGCGGTTCAATCTGGACGCTTAGATGAAAGTCTGCTTGACCAACGGGTGGATGAGTTATTAGATGTTCTCTTACAAATTCAAATACCAAACCCTGGAAAAGACAGTTTAGAAGAAGCGACTAAGAAGACACATCGTCAAATTGCCTATCAAGCAGCTCAAGAAAGTATTGTCTTATTAAAGAATACAAACCAAGCTTTGCCTCTAAGTGGCAAGGAGTCAGTTGCCTTTATTGGTGACTTCTTATATGAAGCACGCTATCAGGGGGCGGGGTCTTCTACCGTTAACCCAACGCAATTAGATAACTTGATTGATTTGAAAGAACAATATAATTTTAGTGAGGTTCAACATACTAGAGGTTATCGCCGTGACGGTAAGGAAGATCCAGGATTACTAAACGAAGCGATTGACCTGAGTAAAAAGGTCGATAAAGTAGTGATTTTTATGGGCTTAACAGAAATCTCTGAGTCTGAAGGGATTGACCGGACACACATTCGTTTGGAGAAGAACCAACTCGACTTAGTGAAAGCTATCCGTTCGGTGAATGAGCATGTCGTGATTGTTCTCTCAGGTGGTTCAGTGGTTGAATTGCCTTTTGCGGATGATGTCGACGCGATTATTCATTCTTACTTAAGCGGTCAAGCGGGGGCGCGGGCGATTCTCGATATTTTAACGGGGCGTTGTAATCCATCTGGGAAGTTGAATGAGACGTATCCATTAACATATGCGGACGTGCCGAATGAGAAGTATTTCCCAGGCTTGGAGTTAACGGCAGAGTACCGTGATGGGCTCTATGTCGGTTACCGCTATTATGACAAAGTTGAAGCCCCAGTTCTTTATCCTTTTGGGCATGGCTTAAGTTATACGAGCTTTGCTTATAGTGATTTAGCGGTTGAAGGCCACAAAGTACAAGTAACAGTCACTAATACTGGTGAGTTGGCTGGTTCAGAAGTGGTTCAAGTCTACGTGCAAAAGGCATCGGATCATGTGTTTAGACCAGTGAAGGAGTTGGCTGCTTTTGCTAAAGTGCATCTTGAAGCTGGCGAGTCTAAAATAGTGAACCTTGAATTAAGTAAGCATGCCTTTGAATTCTATAATCCTCAAAGTAAGCAATGGGAAGTGGAAGCTGGAAGTTATGACATTTTAGTCGGGGCTAGTTCTCGCGATATTCGCTTGGAAGAAGTGGTTGAACTTGAGGGGATTGACGCAAATGGTTTATATGATAAAGCACAATTTCAAACTTATTTTACTGGAAAAGTGAAAGAAGTAAGTGCTGAGGACTTTGAAGCTTTATTAGGACGTCCAATCCCTGAAAGCCATTGGGATAAAAAGGCCCCTCTGACACACAATGATTCAATCTCGCAATTGTACTATGCTAAAAGTCCGATCGGAAGGTTAGTGTATAAGGTGATCACTGCGCTGATTGAACGTAGTAACAAAAAAGGTAAGCCAAATCTGAATTTATATTTCAATTATAATATGACCTTCCGTGCGATTCAGAAGATGACTTTAGGGATGGTGAACCATGCGATGGTAGATGATATCTTATACATTGTTAATGGGCATTTCTATAGTGGTGTGGGTCGTTTAGTTAAGAATTATTTCCTTAATCAAAAAGTAAACAAAGCAGGTGAAAGTAATGATTAA
- a CDS encoding glycosyltransferase family 2 protein, which translates to MKLISIIVPSYNSQDYLDRCIESLLIGDDRMEILIINDGSTDATAQIAEAYQTAYPEIIRVIHQENKGHGGGINSGLQQAQGKYFKVIDSDDWADEESLKTVMEEIARLEENHQEVDLLINNYVYEREGKTLNRTINFSNTFPTGEVFSWDLATNFPRGKYLMMHALIYNTALLRRINLTLPEKTFYVDNLYVYLPFKHVQTMKYIDVDLYRYYIGREDQSITESNMIKRIDQQLKVNKLMIEATDWTDSSVPESEAYLIRHLEAVISISSSLLNKIGTDEAMKEKVALWNELERINDQVYTRINRTVFAKILKPTSRTGRWTSNRIYRLVRTIAGY; encoded by the coding sequence ATGAAGTTAATTTCAATTATTGTGCCTTCTTATAATTCCCAAGATTATCTCGACCGTTGTATTGAATCATTATTAATTGGTGATGATCGGATGGAGATTTTAATCATTAATGATGGCTCAACAGACGCAACAGCTCAGATTGCGGAGGCCTACCAAACAGCCTATCCGGAGATTATCCGTGTGATTCACCAAGAGAATAAAGGTCATGGTGGGGGCATTAATAGTGGGTTACAGCAGGCTCAAGGGAAGTATTTTAAAGTCATTGATAGTGATGATTGGGCGGATGAAGAGAGCTTGAAGACGGTGATGGAAGAGATCGCACGTCTTGAAGAAAATCATCAAGAAGTGGACTTGTTAATTAATAATTATGTCTACGAACGAGAAGGTAAGACTTTGAACCGGACGATTAACTTCAGCAATACGTTTCCAACTGGAGAGGTGTTCTCATGGGATTTGGCTACGAATTTTCCACGTGGAAAGTACTTGATGATGCATGCTTTAATCTATAATACGGCTTTATTACGTCGGATTAATCTGACTTTACCGGAGAAGACATTTTATGTTGATAACTTGTATGTCTACTTGCCATTTAAACATGTGCAAACGATGAAGTATATTGACGTTGACTTGTACCGCTATTATATCGGGCGCGAGGACCAATCGATTACAGAGTCCAATATGATTAAACGCATTGACCAACAATTGAAGGTGAATAAGTTAATGATTGAAGCGACAGATTGGACCGATTCGTCAGTACCAGAGAGTGAGGCGTATTTAATTCGCCACCTGGAAGCTGTCATCTCTATTTCCAGTTCTTTATTGAATAAGATTGGAACGGATGAAGCGATGAAAGAGAAAGTTGCTCTGTGGAATGAACTTGAGCGGATTAATGACCAAGTCTATACTCGTATTAATCGGACCGTTTTCGCAAAAATACTTAAGCCCACGTCTCGAACGGGAAGGTGGACGTCTAATCGCATCTATCGTTTAGTTCGAACGATTGCAGGTTACTAA
- a CDS encoding S-ribosylhomocysteine lyase — protein MEKIASFTVDHLNLTPGLYLSREDKVGNRGLKSYDLRFTAPNFEPVMNTAEIHTIEHLGATYLRNDPTFKDEVIYFGPMGCRTGFYLILTDAVEPQDVLSLLQDTFKFISEFDDEIPGATARDCGNFLDQNLPMARYYSQNYYQVLTEITDLSFAYESKEG, from the coding sequence ATGGAAAAAATCGCAAGCTTCACAGTGGATCACTTAAATTTAACACCAGGACTATATTTATCGAGAGAAGATAAGGTGGGAAATCGTGGGTTAAAGTCCTACGACTTACGCTTTACGGCACCTAACTTTGAACCGGTTATGAATACGGCAGAGATACATACGATTGAGCACTTAGGAGCGACTTATTTACGTAATGACCCGACATTTAAAGATGAAGTCATCTATTTCGGACCTATGGGTTGCCGTACGGGCTTTTACTTAATTTTAACGGATGCCGTTGAACCGCAAGATGTGCTTTCTTTACTTCAAGATACGTTTAAATTTATCTCTGAATTTGATGATGAGATTCCAGGAGCCACAGCACGCGATTGTGGTAATTTCTTAGATCAAAACTTGCCGATGGCTCGCTATTATAGTCAAAATTATTATCAAGTGTTAACTGAAATTACTGACTTGTCATTCGCCTATGAATCGAAAGAGGGATAA
- a CDS encoding class I SAM-dependent methyltransferase — translation MAKLATEAIRPFLDKNDSKTAADIGCGTGLIGLELLDDVESMLFVDASEKMLQQVEMKLTDKASNNASVLLIDIEKDIQLPYKVDTIVLSLVLHHIPNHPKLLSNLYDNLNDNGQLLIIEMEKQVKNGHGVDRAELATELTELGYKKVQSKIFYNDQKENHIHDTSRFILSARKI, via the coding sequence ATGGCCAAACTAGCAACTGAGGCAATCCGCCCTTTTCTAGATAAAAACGACTCGAAAACAGCAGCCGATATCGGATGTGGTACAGGTCTAATCGGACTCGAATTACTCGACGACGTTGAGTCGATGTTATTTGTCGACGCATCTGAAAAAATGCTTCAACAAGTCGAGATGAAATTAACCGATAAAGCGTCTAACAACGCGTCAGTCCTACTGATAGATATTGAAAAAGACATCCAACTTCCATATAAAGTAGACACAATCGTTCTGTCATTGGTCTTACACCATATCCCCAACCATCCAAAATTATTGTCTAACCTCTACGATAATTTAAATGACAATGGGCAATTACTTATTATTGAAATGGAGAAACAAGTTAAAAACGGTCATGGAGTGGATCGAGCTGAGTTAGCGACTGAATTAACAGAGCTGGGTTACAAAAAAGTCCAATCAAAGATTTTCTATAATGATCAAAAAGAAAATCACATTCATGATACGTCTCGGTTTATTCTGAGTGCTCGAAAAATTTAA
- a CDS encoding rhodanese-like domain-containing protein, producing the protein MTKSISNSKFSEMYKNNKDLNIIDVREDFEYEMGHIPEAKSKPLSTFPVELDKEKSYYVVCQSGGRSANACHILSQKGYDVINVEGGMSAWRGEIA; encoded by the coding sequence ATGACTAAAAGTATTTCAAACTCTAAATTTAGTGAGATGTACAAAAATAATAAAGATTTAAATATCATTGATGTACGAGAAGATTTCGAATATGAGATGGGGCATATTCCAGAAGCAAAATCAAAGCCGTTAAGTACTTTTCCAGTAGAATTGGATAAGGAAAAGAGCTATTATGTTGTTTGCCAAAGTGGTGGGCGATCGGCCAATGCGTGCCATATTCTGAGTCAAAAAGGATACGATGTAATCAATGTTGAAGGCGGTATGTCAGCTTGGAGAGGTGAGATAGCTTGA
- the glf gene encoding UDP-galactopyranose mutase, which translates to MSQYLIVGAGIYGATYARELALAGHQVQVIEKANHLAGHIYTEEIEGIQVHTFGAHIFHTSDDEVWEYVNQFADFNHYINSPIANYKGEIYNLPFNMNTFNKLWGVITPDEALAKINEQRGQVTGEPKNLEEQAIALVGQDVYEKLIKGYTEKQWGKSATELPAFIIRRLPLRFTYDNNYFNDPHQGIPVGGYTQIVEKMLDHPNIQVQLKTDFFNKKDAYLRDFDRIIYTGQIDQFFDFELGMLEYRSLRFETEVLNIANYQGNAVVNYTDRETPYTRIIEHKHFEFGQQEKTVITREYSKEWGAGDEPYYPVNDELNNRLYEEYVALAKDFPKVYFGGRLGQYKYYNMDQVIRSALDAVREELA; encoded by the coding sequence GTGAGTCAATATTTAATCGTTGGAGCTGGAATATATGGGGCGACATATGCCCGAGAGTTGGCATTGGCAGGGCATCAGGTTCAAGTTATTGAAAAAGCCAACCACCTAGCGGGTCATATATATACTGAAGAGATTGAAGGTATTCAAGTTCACACTTTCGGTGCGCACATCTTTCATACGAGCGATGATGAGGTATGGGAGTATGTGAATCAGTTTGCGGACTTCAACCATTACATTAATAGCCCGATTGCCAATTACAAGGGCGAAATTTACAATCTGCCTTTTAATATGAATACCTTTAACAAATTATGGGGAGTTATAACGCCAGATGAGGCTCTGGCTAAGATTAATGAACAACGTGGCCAAGTGACAGGCGAACCGAAAAATCTTGAAGAACAAGCGATTGCGCTTGTGGGACAGGACGTTTATGAGAAGCTAATCAAAGGTTATACTGAGAAGCAATGGGGCAAGTCTGCTACAGAGTTACCGGCCTTTATTATTCGTCGGCTACCGTTAAGATTTACGTATGATAATAATTACTTCAACGATCCTCATCAAGGCATTCCGGTGGGTGGGTATACGCAAATTGTTGAGAAAATGCTTGACCATCCTAATATTCAAGTTCAGTTAAAGACTGACTTTTTTAATAAGAAAGATGCATACTTACGCGACTTTGACCGTATTATTTATACTGGTCAAATTGACCAATTCTTTGATTTTGAATTAGGGATGCTAGAGTATCGTAGTCTTCGCTTTGAGACGGAAGTATTGAATATAGCGAATTATCAAGGAAATGCCGTAGTTAATTATACGGATCGTGAGACGCCTTACACGCGAATTATCGAACATAAGCATTTTGAATTTGGTCAGCAAGAGAAGACGGTCATCACACGAGAATATTCTAAAGAGTGGGGAGCCGGTGATGAGCCTTATTATCCGGTGAATGATGAGTTGAATAATCGGTTGTATGAAGAGTATGTGGCTTTAGCGAAAGATTTTCCTAAGGTGTATTTTGGTGGGCGACTCGGTCAGTACAAATATTATAATATGGATCAGGTTATACGCTCTGCCTTAGATGCAGTGAGGGAAGAATTGGCTTAA
- a CDS encoding rhodanese-like domain-containing protein gives MFFKRIPSISTKDLNEKVNEKPLIIDVRTPAEFRGGHITGAKNVPLDKIQSYKPTQKTYVICASGMRSKKASKILDKNGYDVVNVKGGMHKWNGPTKGVK, from the coding sequence ATGTTTTTTAAAAGAATACCTTCTATTTCGACAAAAGATTTAAATGAAAAAGTAAATGAAAAGCCTTTGATTATTGATGTCCGCACACCCGCTGAATTTAGAGGTGGTCATATTACCGGAGCAAAGAATGTTCCGCTAGATAAGATTCAATCATACAAACCTACGCAAAAAACCTATGTCATTTGCGCAAGCGGTATGCGTAGTAAAAAAGCAAGTAAAATTTTGGACAAGAACGGCTATGATGTAGTAAATGTTAAGGGCGGCATGCATAAATGGAATGGCCCAACTAAAGGAGTGAAATAA
- a CDS encoding ROK family protein has translation MKDKIIAIDLGGTTCKLAIVSLNGEILQKWSIKTTILNEGQAIVPDIIESIKERMALYQMTEADFVGIGMGSPGTIHHADKTVTGAYNLNWRGMVPVGHLFEEAFGLPFQLDNDANIAALGEQRYGSGENAQDVVMVTIGTGIGGGVIVDGKIVHGSSGAAGEIGHLTIDKQSPIGCTCGKKGCLEALASAVECGKYRPSY, from the coding sequence ATGAAAGATAAGATTATTGCCATAGATCTTGGTGGGACTACGTGTAAATTAGCGATTGTTTCTTTAAATGGAGAGATTCTTCAGAAATGGTCAATTAAGACGACTATTCTCAATGAAGGCCAGGCGATTGTTCCTGATATTATTGAATCCATTAAAGAACGTATGGCTTTGTATCAAATGACTGAGGCTGACTTTGTTGGCATTGGAATGGGAAGCCCTGGCACAATTCATCATGCCGATAAAACGGTAACGGGAGCGTATAACTTGAATTGGCGAGGAATGGTTCCGGTTGGCCACTTATTCGAAGAGGCTTTTGGGTTGCCATTTCAATTAGATAATGACGCTAATATTGCGGCATTAGGTGAGCAACGCTACGGATCGGGTGAGAATGCCCAAGATGTGGTCATGGTGACGATTGGTACGGGTATCGGTGGTGGTGTGATTGTGGATGGCAAAATCGTTCACGGAAGCAGTGGTGCAGCCGGGGAGATTGGACACCTGACGATTGATAAACAAAGTCCAATCGGATGTACCTGTGGTAAAAAAGGCTGTTTGGAAGCTCTAGCTTCAGCAGTTGAATGTGGAAAGTATCGTCCATCTTATTAA
- a CDS encoding Rrf2 family transcriptional regulator, translating to MKYSKATNYALHSMVHLAMESNNEAVRVEDLANRQHLSPTYLSKILTKLSKAGLITSTPGVKGGYRLLRSPEECTFLDIIQAIEGQESLLTCTMSHQGSHHEECLIERAVAQAEDKMYEALAQKTIADILTQMHARH from the coding sequence ATGAAATATTCAAAGGCTACTAATTATGCCTTACATTCGATGGTTCATTTAGCAATGGAGTCGAATAACGAAGCGGTGCGGGTCGAGGATTTAGCTAATCGCCAACATCTTTCGCCAACATATTTATCAAAAATTTTGACTAAATTATCCAAAGCAGGCTTAATCACATCAACGCCTGGGGTTAAAGGTGGTTACCGATTACTTCGTTCACCGGAAGAATGTACATTCTTGGATATTATTCAAGCGATTGAAGGTCAAGAATCTTTACTCACTTGTACGATGTCGCATCAAGGTTCACATCACGAAGAGTGTTTGATTGAGCGAGCAGTTGCACAAGCAGAAGACAAGATGTATGAGGCCTTAGCACAAAAGACAATTGCTGATATTTTGACACAGATGCATGCGAGACACTAA
- a CDS encoding NAD(P)/FAD-dependent oxidoreductase — MIDVVVIGGGPAGMSAALVAGRGRNDVLLIDEEKPRNAVTNESHAFLTRDGITPEDFRKKGRRDLLKYPTITIQNERIASIARNKDGSFQLTTSSEDIIHTKNVVLATGLTETLPNVKDIENYYGSSIFSCPFCDGWEMKERPLIFITESNQAFHVVKLLKNWTDDLIVATNGLEVFDTEQKTLMKKNNIRLIGDKITQLNGTNGELQSVEFENGETILRTGGFCSTDLNNKLPFTQQLGIEVSEAGFITTDMMGRTNINGLYAAGEITGPSQLIVSASQGHMAGMGIIAQSSEENFKTI; from the coding sequence ATGATAGATGTAGTAGTAATTGGTGGAGGTCCTGCTGGAATGAGTGCAGCTTTAGTTGCCGGCAGAGGTAGAAATGACGTTTTACTTATTGACGAAGAAAAACCAAGAAATGCTGTAACGAATGAATCACACGCTTTTTTAACTAGAGATGGAATCACACCAGAGGATTTTAGAAAGAAAGGGCGACGGGACTTACTTAAATACCCAACAATTACAATCCAAAACGAAAGAATCGCTTCAATTGCTCGAAATAAAGATGGTTCATTTCAATTGACGACAAGCTCTGAGGACATCATCCATACTAAAAATGTTGTCTTAGCTACTGGTTTAACTGAGACACTCCCAAATGTGAAAGATATTGAGAACTACTACGGAAGCAGTATCTTCTCTTGCCCCTTCTGTGACGGTTGGGAAATGAAAGAACGCCCGCTGATATTCATTACAGAATCGAACCAAGCTTTTCATGTCGTGAAATTATTGAAAAACTGGACCGATGATTTGATTGTCGCGACCAACGGTCTGGAGGTCTTTGATACGGAACAAAAAACACTCATGAAAAAGAACAACATCCGCCTCATTGGTGATAAAATCACTCAATTAAACGGCACAAATGGTGAGCTCCAAAGCGTTGAGTTTGAAAATGGCGAAACAATCCTTCGAACAGGTGGCTTTTGTTCAACAGACTTAAATAATAAACTACCATTCACCCAACAGCTTGGTATTGAAGTCAGTGAAGCGGGGTTTATTACAACTGACATGATGGGACGCACGAATATTAACGGTTTATATGCTGCAGGAGAAATTACCGGACCGTCACAACTCATCGTTTCTGCAAGCCAAGGACACATGGCTGGTATGGGCATTATCGCTCAGTCTAGCGAAGAAAATTTTAAAACCATATAA
- a CDS encoding FAD-dependent oxidoreductase, producing MKVVIIGGVAGGMSAATRLRRLDENAEIIILEKGPYVSFANCGLPYYVGGEITDRNQLMVQTPEKLKARFNLDVRVQSEALAIDAKEKIVTVENQEGTYALSYDKLILSPGAKPFVPPTEGLSEAKNVLTLRNVPDVDAITQFIEENQPKKATVIGAGFIGLEMAENLHNRGLDVTVVEKAPQVLPPFDEEMATYIAAELKAKGVTLYTGVAAESFEDEGRLIVLENGKRLESDLTLMSVGVRPESEMAQEAGIETGMRGGILVDEFYQTSQPDIYAIGDAIIVKQQITGEDTMIALASPANRQGRQVADVIAGYDRKNKGSIGTAIVRVFDLVAASTGLNERQLSANQLKYESIHIQSKNHAGYYPGAETLVLKLIFNPEDGTIYGAQAIGKEGVDKRIDVIATAIKGHLTVDDLPELELAYAPPFGSAKDPVNMAGYAAMNVIEGLTDIVQWYDLEGLQDSGWTLLDVRDEDEIKSNGAMPNAINIPLNDLRTRLEELDKEKSYIASCHSGQRSYIAERMMKQNGLNVKNLDGAFALYSMVKPEKISKIKE from the coding sequence ATGAAAGTAGTTATTATTGGAGGAGTTGCCGGTGGAATGTCTGCTGCCACTCGCCTAAGAAGATTAGATGAGAACGCTGAAATTATAATATTAGAAAAAGGTCCTTATGTCTCTTTCGCGAATTGTGGGTTACCTTACTATGTTGGTGGTGAAATTACAGATAGAAATCAGTTGATGGTCCAAACACCAGAAAAATTAAAGGCAAGATTTAATTTAGATGTACGTGTTCAAAGTGAAGCGCTAGCGATTGATGCGAAAGAAAAGATAGTAACAGTGGAAAATCAAGAGGGTACCTATGCATTGTCTTATGACAAATTGATTTTATCTCCCGGAGCAAAACCGTTTGTACCACCCACAGAGGGATTATCAGAAGCAAAAAATGTTCTTACTCTGCGTAATGTGCCTGATGTAGATGCGATCACCCAATTTATAGAAGAAAACCAACCGAAGAAAGCGACTGTCATCGGTGCCGGTTTTATCGGGCTTGAAATGGCAGAAAATCTGCATAACCGAGGTTTAGATGTCACTGTAGTAGAAAAGGCTCCACAAGTCTTGCCACCCTTTGATGAAGAAATGGCCACATATATTGCGGCGGAACTGAAAGCAAAAGGGGTCACATTATATACTGGCGTAGCAGCAGAATCATTTGAAGATGAAGGTCGCCTCATCGTACTGGAAAATGGCAAACGATTGGAAAGTGACTTAACTTTAATGTCTGTGGGAGTTCGTCCAGAATCTGAAATGGCTCAAGAAGCTGGCATTGAGACAGGTATGCGTGGAGGTATATTAGTCGATGAGTTTTACCAAACCAGTCAACCTGATATATATGCAATCGGTGATGCAATCATCGTTAAACAACAAATAACAGGAGAAGACACCATGATAGCTTTGGCTTCGCCAGCAAATCGTCAAGGACGTCAGGTAGCTGATGTTATTGCGGGATATGATAGAAAAAATAAAGGAAGTATCGGGACAGCAATTGTTCGCGTATTTGACTTAGTTGCCGCTTCTACTGGACTAAATGAACGTCAGTTATCAGCAAATCAACTTAAATACGAATCAATCCATATCCAAAGTAAAAACCACGCTGGTTATTATCCAGGAGCAGAAACGCTTGTATTGAAGCTTATATTTAACCCAGAAGATGGAACCATCTATGGCGCACAAGCTATAGGAAAAGAAGGCGTTGACAAGCGGATTGACGTAATTGCGACAGCCATTAAAGGCCACTTGACCGTCGATGATTTGCCAGAATTAGAATTAGCCTATGCACCACCTTTTGGATCAGCAAAAGATCCGGTTAATATGGCTGGGTATGCAGCTATGAATGTTATTGAAGGTTTGACAGATATTGTGCAATGGTATGATTTAGAAGGATTACAAGATAGCGGTTGGACTTTATTGGATGTTCGTGATGAAGATGAAATCAAATCAAATGGAGCAATGCCAAATGCTATCAATATTCCACTAAATGATTTACGTACACGCTTAGAAGAACTGGATAAAGAAAAATCATATATAGCAAGTTGTCATAGTGGTCAACGAAGCTATATAGCTGAACGAATGATGAAACAAAATGGTTTGAATGTAAAAAATCTAGATGGTGCCTTTGCATTGTATTCAATGGTAAAGCCAGAAAAAATCAGTAAAATAAAGGAATGA
- a CDS encoding metal-sensitive transcriptional regulator — MSSLYDKKVKNRLKRSEGQIRGVLNMMEEEKDCKDVVTQLSAIRTSVDRAIGLIVAENLAQCLTEENDKENSESIQEAINLIVKSR, encoded by the coding sequence TTGAGTTCCTTATACGATAAAAAAGTCAAAAATCGTTTAAAGAGGTCTGAAGGCCAAATACGGGGCGTATTAAATATGATGGAAGAAGAAAAAGACTGTAAAGATGTTGTGACACAGTTATCGGCCATTCGGACAAGTGTTGATCGAGCCATTGGTTTAATTGTCGCCGAAAATTTAGCACAGTGTCTCACAGAAGAAAACGACAAGGAAAATTCTGAATCGATTCAAGAAGCCATTAACTTAATCGTAAAATCCCGATAA